From the genome of Aquila chrysaetos chrysaetos chromosome 8, bAquChr1.4, whole genome shotgun sequence:
CACCTTCACTCTCCTATgtacttcttcctctttcatttaGCCCTTGTTGACATCTGTTATGCCACCACTGTTGTTCCAAAGATGCTGGTGAATTTCCTTGTGAAAGGAAGCATAACCATTGCTGTCAATGCTTGTATGACTCAAAtgttcttcatcttcctctcaGCTGGGTGTGAAGTTTTTATGCTTTCAGTAATGGCATATGACCGATATGTGGCCATCTGTAATCCACTGAAGTATCAAGAGGCTATGagcaaacatttctgttatCAGCTGGTAGGAAGTTCATGGGCAATGGGTCTCTTATATTCAGCTCTAAACACAATTCCTGTGTTAAATATTCAATTCTGCGGGCATGCAGAAATCAAACATTTCAGCTGTGAGCTGCCCCCTCTCCTGTCTGCTGCTTGCAGTGGGACCTATCTCAGTAAActcattcttctttcttctgctgtgatCTTTGGGTCCAGCTCCTTTTTGCTCACACTCATCTCCTACATCTATATCATCACCACTGTCTTGAAGATACAGTCTGCAGAAGGGAGGCACAAAGCTTTCTCCACTTGCAGCTCCCACTTCATTGTAGTGGGGTTACTCTACATAACTGCTCTGTTCCAGTACACAAAACCCAAATCAGTCTCATCAATCATTCTAGACCAAGTGCTGTCCACCCAATACAGCATCTTAACCCCCATGCTGAATCCTATCATCTAtagcctgaaaaataaagatgtgaaaGCAGCCTTAGGCAGAATTCTAAAGAAACTGCAATTTGTGTAACCTCTGA
Proteins encoded in this window:
- the LOC115344808 gene encoding olfactory receptor 5V1-like, with translation MENQTSGTEFVLLGLTRDPFLQSLLFTVVLIIYLIILLGNMVIMMVIRIDCHLHSPMYFFLFHLALVDICYATTVVPKMLVNFLVKGSITIAVNACMTQMFFIFLSAGCEVFMLSVMAYDRYVAICNPLKYQEAMSKHFCYQLVGSSWAMGLLYSALNTIPVLNIQFCGHAEIKHFSCELPPLLSAACSGTYLSKLILLSSAVIFGSSSFLLTLISYIYIITTVLKIQSAEGRHKAFSTCSSHFIVVGLLYITALFQYTKPKSVSSIILDQVLSTQYSILTPMLNPIIYSLKNKDVKAALGRILKKLQFV